From Salvelinus sp. IW2-2015 linkage group LG2, ASM291031v2, whole genome shotgun sequence, one genomic window encodes:
- the LOC139028535 gene encoding protein FAM237A-like, translated as MDTTILNMYLATVLLMGCVCVVPLQGQKPGQVDPLTLSRASQCWTSSSELLLEMRSPRIADTVPAFWDLMVFLKSSDNRKHSALFWDLAQVFWDIYVDCVLSRTHGLGRRQLTWPHEQITAMRSLVTDKSFVQDSQTNVSKLKESSQGWLKIQVQHFGPGILNHIIRTRGIKSRSIL; from the exons ATGGATACTACAATCCTCAACATGTATCTGGCTACAGTGCTGCTCATGGGCTGTGTATGTGTGGTACCTCTCCAAGGTCAGAAGCCAGGACAGGTGGACCCCCTGACTCTGAGCAGGGCATCACAGTGCTGGACCTCCTCCTCAGAACTCCTGCTGGAGATGCGCTCCCCGAGGATCGCTGACACCGTGCCTGCCTTCTGGGATCTGATGGTGTTCCTCAAGTCGTCAGACAACAGGAAGCACAGTGCTCTATTCTGGGACCTGGCCCAGGTCTTCTGGGACATCTATGTGGATTGTGTCCTGTCCCGGACCCATGGGCTGGGGAGGCGGCAGCTAACTTGGCCCCATGAGCAGATCACTGCAATGCGCTCACTCGTCACTGACA AATCTTTTGTTCAGGACTCACAGACGAACGTCTCCAAACTGAAGGAGTcatctcagggatggctaaagATCCAGGTTCAGCACTTTGGACCAGGCATTTTAAATCACATCATTCGTACCAGGGGGATCAAGAGTAGATCTATTCTTTAA